A portion of the Pseudomonas koreensis genome contains these proteins:
- a CDS encoding acetyl-CoA carboxylase biotin carboxylase subunit: MPAIQKILIANRGEIACRIQRTAQALGYRTVAVFSDADADALHVQMADQAVPIGAAPVQQSYLNIAAILDAARRSGADAIHPGYGFLSENADFARACAEAGLIFIGPSAEAIELMGSKRLSKIAMLDAGVPCIAGYQGAAQDDATLVAEAERIGYPLMIKASAGGGGRGMRLVHEASELAAQLRTARSEALNGFGSDELILEQALIEPRHVEVQLFGDQHGHLVYLGERDCSIQRRHQKVIEEAPCPVMTAELRQAMGEAALKAGRAVDYVGAGTVEFLLDARGQFYFLEMNTRLQVEHPVTEMITGLDLVAWQLLVAEGQPLPLTQEQIRLDGHAMEVRLYAEDPAADFLPQTGRIAAWHPASDHGARIDHGLLEGQSVSPFYDPMLGKLIAHGATREEARRKLLRAVQDTVLLGVQSNQRLLEGLLQHPQFISGDFSTAFIQQHFSSHASLNAHVPTAEQLAIAVVLFYQASALPHRPPLNGWRNNASVPLHYRLGSDEQDWALSVLARKSGECVVQLGERTLELKIIEHTAQSVSLEIDGLRQRHAYRLHDGQLWLFTHPGSLRLEDRTHALIDSQTSVASGTLKAPMDGAIVDVLVSEGSTVSKGQLLVVLEAMKMEHPLKAGIDGVLKRVQVKVGDQVKNRQVLLQVE; encoded by the coding sequence ATGCCCGCCATTCAGAAAATCCTGATCGCCAACCGCGGTGAAATCGCCTGCCGCATCCAGCGCACGGCCCAGGCCTTGGGCTATCGCACCGTCGCCGTGTTCAGCGACGCCGACGCCGATGCGCTACACGTACAAATGGCCGACCAAGCCGTGCCTATCGGCGCGGCGCCGGTGCAGCAGTCGTACCTCAACATTGCGGCGATCCTCGACGCCGCCCGGCGCAGCGGTGCCGATGCCATTCACCCCGGCTACGGCTTCCTCTCGGAAAACGCCGATTTCGCCCGCGCCTGCGCCGAAGCCGGGCTGATCTTCATCGGCCCCAGCGCCGAAGCGATCGAGTTGATGGGCAGCAAACGCCTGTCGAAGATCGCCATGCTTGATGCCGGCGTTCCATGCATCGCCGGCTACCAGGGCGCAGCGCAGGACGACGCGACCCTGGTGGCCGAAGCAGAGCGCATCGGTTATCCGCTGATGATCAAGGCCAGCGCCGGTGGTGGCGGACGCGGCATGCGCCTGGTGCACGAGGCCAGCGAACTGGCGGCGCAACTGCGCACGGCCCGTTCCGAAGCGCTGAACGGTTTCGGCAGTGACGAACTGATCCTCGAACAGGCATTGATCGAACCCCGCCATGTGGAAGTGCAGCTGTTCGGCGACCAGCACGGCCATCTGGTGTACCTCGGCGAACGCGATTGCTCGATCCAGCGCCGCCATCAGAAAGTCATTGAAGAAGCACCCTGCCCGGTGATGACCGCCGAGCTGCGCCAGGCCATGGGCGAGGCGGCGCTCAAGGCCGGGCGCGCGGTGGATTACGTCGGCGCTGGCACCGTAGAGTTTCTGCTCGACGCGCGCGGGCAGTTCTACTTTCTGGAGATGAACACGCGCCTGCAGGTCGAACACCCGGTGACAGAAATGATCACTGGACTTGATCTGGTCGCGTGGCAGTTGCTGGTCGCCGAAGGCCAGCCGCTACCGCTGACGCAGGAACAGATCCGCCTCGACGGTCACGCCATGGAAGTGCGCCTCTACGCTGAAGATCCTGCCGCAGACTTTCTCCCGCAAACCGGCCGAATTGCGGCGTGGCATCCAGCATCGGACCACGGCGCGCGCATCGATCACGGTCTGCTTGAAGGTCAGTCAGTCAGCCCGTTCTACGATCCAATGCTGGGCAAACTGATCGCCCACGGCGCCACGCGTGAAGAGGCGCGGCGCAAGCTGTTGCGTGCGGTGCAGGACACCGTGCTGCTCGGGGTGCAGAGCAATCAACGTTTGCTCGAAGGCCTGCTGCAACATCCGCAGTTCATCAGTGGCGATTTCAGCACCGCTTTCATCCAGCAGCACTTTTCCAGCCACGCCAGTCTCAACGCCCATGTGCCGACGGCGGAGCAACTGGCGATTGCCGTGGTGTTGTTCTATCAGGCCAGCGCCCTGCCCCATCGCCCGCCGCTGAACGGCTGGCGCAACAACGCCAGCGTGCCGTTGCACTATCGACTGGGCAGTGACGAGCAGGACTGGGCGCTATCGGTGCTCGCGCGCAAATCCGGCGAATGTGTCGTGCAACTGGGCGAGCGCACGCTGGAGTTGAAAATCATCGAGCACACCGCGCAGTCGGTGAGCCTGGAAATCGACGGCCTGCGCCAGCGCCATGCCTATCGACTGCACGACGGGCAGCTGTGGCTGTTCACCCATCCGGGCAGCCTGCGCCTGGAGGATCGAACTCATGCGCTGATCGACAGTCAGACCAGCGTCGCCTCCGGCACACTGAAAGCACCGATGGACGGTGCGATTGTCGACGTGCTGGTCAGCGAGGGCAGTACGGTCAGCAAGGGACAATTGCTGGTGGTGCTAGAGGCTATGAAAATGGAGCACCCGCTGAAAGCCGGCATCGATGGCGTGCTCAAACGGGTGCAAGTGAAGGTCGGCGATCAGGTAAAAAATCGTCAGGTTCTGTTGCAGGTCGAGTAG
- a CDS encoding pyrimidine/purine nucleoside phosphorylase — MFKVNEYFDGTVKSIAFGTAEGPATIGVMAPGEYEFGTSQREIMHVVSGALSVKLPDSSDWETFAAGSQFNVPANSKFQLKVAVDTAYLCEYRG, encoded by the coding sequence ATGTTTAAAGTCAACGAGTACTTCGACGGCACCGTCAAGTCGATCGCCTTTGGCACCGCTGAAGGTCCGGCGACCATCGGCGTCATGGCCCCGGGCGAATACGAATTCGGCACCAGCCAGCGCGAGATCATGCACGTGGTGTCCGGCGCGCTGAGCGTAAAACTGCCAGACAGCAGCGACTGGGAAACCTTCGCCGCCGGCAGCCAGTTCAACGTCCCGGCCAACAGCAAGTTCCAGCTGAAAGTCGCCGTCGATACCGCTTACCTGTGCGAATACCGCGGCTGA
- a CDS encoding exonuclease domain-containing protein, which produces MPHWLVIDLEATTDEGGWPVTEMEIIEIGATLVDRAGREQDHFQRFVKPTRRPLLTPFCRELTHITQANIDSAQPLSEVWPAFERWLAQHQARLEGWASWGGYDRQQLLQEWQRLNIDSGLSKVPHMNLKQRFAKARRLERPLGLNGALQLAGMQFSGQQHRALEDARNTARLLPLVLPL; this is translated from the coding sequence ATGCCCCATTGGCTGGTCATAGATCTGGAAGCCACCACAGACGAGGGTGGCTGGCCGGTGACGGAAATGGAAATTATCGAGATCGGTGCGACGCTGGTCGATCGTGCCGGGCGCGAGCAGGATCACTTCCAGCGCTTCGTCAAACCGACCCGCCGTCCATTGCTGACGCCGTTCTGTCGGGAGCTGACGCACATCACCCAGGCCAATATCGATTCTGCGCAACCGCTGAGCGAAGTCTGGCCGGCCTTCGAGCGCTGGCTGGCGCAGCATCAGGCCCGCCTTGAAGGCTGGGCCAGTTGGGGCGGTTACGATCGCCAGCAATTGCTGCAGGAGTGGCAGCGCCTGAACATCGACAGCGGCCTGAGCAAAGTCCCGCACATGAACCTCAAACAACGCTTCGCCAAGGCCCGACGCCTGGAGCGACCGCTGGGGCTCAACGGCGCGTTGCAACTGGCCGGCATGCAGTTTTCCGGACAGCAACATCGAGCCCTGGAAGATGCCCGCAACACCGCTCGGTTGTTGCCACTGGTTCTGCCGCTATAG
- a CDS encoding MOSC domain-containing protein produces the protein MLRLSALYRYPLKSGKGEMLQSIELDKLGLAGDRRWMLVDEASGRFLTQRAEAKMSQLSALWNASGGLTLSAPDQGSIEVPLPAVDAELRGVTIWRDTLRVPDAGDQAARFVSDFLGKPTRLVQMPLERARTTQAGFGRDDDQVAFADGYPLLLIGEASRLALSETVGRELEMLRFRPNLVIEGSAPYAEDNWKRIRIGDIELRVVKPCARCIMTTVDPRTGERSTDREPFATLQKHRSTADGAMFGQNLVNDSNGRLEVGMPVEILE, from the coding sequence ATGCTGCGTCTGAGCGCGCTTTATCGTTACCCGTTGAAATCCGGCAAGGGCGAAATGCTGCAAAGCATCGAGCTGGACAAGCTGGGGCTGGCGGGCGACCGACGCTGGATGTTGGTGGACGAGGCCAGCGGCCGCTTTCTGACCCAGCGTGCCGAAGCGAAAATGAGTCAGTTGTCGGCATTATGGAATGCCAGCGGCGGTCTGACCCTGAGCGCTCCAGACCAGGGCTCCATCGAAGTCCCGTTGCCTGCGGTCGACGCCGAGCTGCGCGGGGTGACGATCTGGCGTGACACCCTGCGTGTACCGGACGCCGGTGATCAAGCCGCGCGTTTTGTCAGCGACTTCCTCGGCAAACCGACACGTCTGGTGCAAATGCCACTGGAGCGAGCGCGCACCACGCAAGCGGGATTCGGCAGGGACGATGATCAAGTGGCGTTCGCCGACGGTTATCCGTTGCTGCTGATCGGCGAAGCCTCGCGGCTGGCGCTCTCGGAAACGGTAGGACGAGAGCTGGAGATGCTGCGCTTCCGCCCGAATCTGGTCATCGAGGGCAGCGCGCCTTACGCCGAGGACAACTGGAAACGTATTCGCATCGGCGACATCGAATTGCGCGTGGTCAAGCCGTGCGCGCGCTGCATCATGACCACCGTCGACCCGCGAACCGGTGAGCGCAGCACCGATCGCGAGCCGTTCGCGACGCTGCAGAAACACCGCAGCACCGCCGACGGCGCGATGTTCGGACAGAACCTGGTCAACGACAGCAACGGCCGCCTGGAAGTCGGCATGCCGGTTGAAATTCTCGAATAG